A stretch of Henckelia pumila isolate YLH828 chromosome 4, ASM3356847v2, whole genome shotgun sequence DNA encodes these proteins:
- the LOC140864052 gene encoding transcription factor bHLH74-like: MSSEENMDRGMAMASGEVDPYYGSNWDSIMSINQGNLGNSSYFAQNEFNDSHYSAVLENQILARSSHLVHFPSDPNLVDLVPKAPSFGSGCFSQMDNSFGNIHSSFAQNNGVITQRASRNGAISLDHCQTSEHRALGDSFNGKRKRKVSFGALIKNAEEQHGKDPSEDLESPGEHDEMNQKIDPNCSTNSRGKQDVDQTKNNDVGAEPSKENYLHMRAKRGQATSSHSLAERVRRERISERMKLLQELVPGCNKITGKAVMLDEIINYVQSLQHQVEFLSMKLATVNPELNVDIDQILSKNILNSQGGNANANGINPGLSPSHALRGFSHGTFNGLPGTVQPFYPLPATLFDNELRSILQMGSGSNPPGQKEM, from the exons ATGAGTTCCGAGGAAAATATGGATAGGGGGATGGCAATGGCTTCAGGTGAAGTAGACCCTTATTATGGATCTAACTGGGATTCGATTATGTCGATAAATCAAGGGAATCTTGGAAATTCGTCATATTTTGCTCAAAATGAGTTTAATGATTCACATTACTCAGCTGTGCTAGAAAATCAGATTCTGGCAAGATCATCCCACCTGGTTCATTTCCCATCTGATCCTAATCTGGTTGATTTGGTGCCAAAGGCTCCCAGCTTTGGAAGTGGATGCTTTTCACAAATGGACAATTCGTTTGGCAACATTCACTCGAGTTTTGCTCAAAATAATGGAGTTATTACTCAGAGAGCTTCAAGAAATGGTGCAATTTCTCTGGATCACTGCCAAACTTCGGAACATAGGGCATTAGGAGATTCCTTTAACGGGAAGAGGAAAAGAAAAGTATCTTTTGGAGCATTAATTAAG AATGCTGAAGAACAACATGGTAAGGATCCCTCTGAGGATCTTGAATCACCCGGAGAACATGACGAAATGAATCAAAAGATCGATCCAAATTGTTCCACAAATTCACGGGGTAAGCAAGATGTTGATCAAACTAAGAATAATGATGTTGGTGCTGAACCTTCTAAAGAAAATTACCTTCATATGAGAGCTAAAAGGGGACAGGCCACGAGTAGTCACAGTCTTGCAGAAAGG GTTAGAAGGGAGAGGATTAGTGAGAGGATGAAATTGCTGCAAGAACTGGTTCCGGGATGCAACAAG ATTACTGGGAAAGCAGTGATGCTTGATGAGATCATCAACTATGTGCAATCACTCCAGCATCAGGTTGAG TTTTTGTCGATGAAGTTAGCGACTGTAAATCCAGAACTGAATGTGGATATAGACCAGATCTTATCAAAAAAT ATACTTAACTCGCAAGGTGGCAATGCAAACGCAAATGGAATCAACCCCGGACTGAGCCCATCTCATGCTCTTCGAGGATTTTCACATGGCACCTTCAATGGACTCCCGGGCACCGTTCAGCCGTTCTACCCCTTACCAGCC ACTCTATTCGACAATGAACTCCGAAGTATCCTTCAAATGGGATCCGGTTCCAATCCACCAGGGCAGAAAG AGATGTAA
- the LOC140860692 gene encoding probable xyloglucan glycosyltransferase 12, which yields MAPSLYWWAKETHRGTPVVVKMENPNNWSMVELESPSEEDFMYPTGAIPKGARNKNAKQLTWVLLLKAHKAAGCLTSIAAAFFSLAAIVRRRISDGRTDFTDTSEAESPAVKSKFFTCIKVFLCLSLVLLGFEISAYFKGWHFGAPDLQLQYLYTLTNLSTVKGVFDFLYSRWVLIRVEYLAPPLQFLINVCIILFLVQSVDRLILCLGCFWIKFKNLKPVAKQELVDLESGDGGGYFPMVLVQIPMCNEKEVYQQSIAAVCSLDWPKGRMLIQILDDSDDPTTQLLIKEEVLKWQQSGANIIYRHRVIRDGYKAGNLKSAMGCSYVKDYEFVTIFDADFQPFPDFLKRTIPHFKDNEELGLVQARWSFVNKDENLLTRLQLINLAFHFEVEQQVNGVFLNFFGFNGTAGVWRIKALEESGGWLERTTVEDMDIAVRAHLHGWKFIFLNDVECQCELPESYEAYRKQQHRWHSGPMQLFRLCLPAILRSKISIWKKANIIFLFFLLRKLVLPFYSFTLFCIILPMTMFVPEATLPSWVVCYIPAAMSFLNILPAPKSFPFIVPYLLFENTMSVTKFNAMISGLFQLGSAYEWVVTKKSGRSSEGDLVSLIDRQPMPQRGNSEPNLDEMRVEMQQQEERDSRKKKHNRIYTKELALAFLLLTASVRSLMSAQGIHFYFLLFQGVSFLLVGLDLIGEQV from the exons ATGGCCCCATCCTTGTATTGGTGGGCAAAGGAAACTCACAGGGGGACCCCTGTAGTTGTGAAGATGGAGAACCCAAATAATTGGTCAATGGTGGAGCTAGAATCCCCCTCGGAAGAAGATTTCATGTACCCAACCGGCGCAATTCCGAAGGGCGCCCGTAACAAGAACGCCAAGCAGCTCACTTGGGTTCTCCTCCTCAAAGCCCACAAGGCCGCCGGCTGTCTCACCTCCATCGCCGCTGCATTTTTCTCCCTCGCCGCCATCGTCCGCCGCCGTATCTCCGATGGAAGGACCGACTTCACCGACACGTCGGAGGCAGAAAGCCCTGCCGTCAAGTCAAAATTTTTTACCTGCATTAAAGTTTTCCTTTGTCTTTCTTTAGTCCTACTCGGCTTTGAAATATCTGCTTATTTCAAAGGGTGGCATTTTGGAGCTCCAGATCTCCAATTGCAGTATCTTTACACGCTAACAAATCTTTCGACCGTAAAGGGCGTGTTTGATTTTCTTTATTCGAGGTGGGTTCTGATCAGAGTCGAGTATCTTGCTCCACCGCTTCAGTTCTTGATCAATGTCTGCATAATTCTCTTCCTAGTCCAAAGCGTGGATAGGCTAATCCTGTGTTTGGGTTGCTTCTGGATCAAATTCAAGAATCTCAAACCCGTAGCCAAACAAGAACTTGTCGATCTAGAGTCTGGTGATGGGGGTGGCTATTTCCCCATGGTTTTGGTTCAGATACCAATGTGCAATGAAAAAGAG GTTTATCAGCAATCTATTGCTGCCGTGTGCAGTTTGGACTGGCCTAAAGGGAGAATGCTGATTCAAATCTTGGATGATTCCGATGATCCTACAACCCAGTTGTTGATCAAAGAAGAAGTACTTAAATGGCAGCAGAGTGGTGCCAACATCATATACAGGCATAGAGTTATTAGGGATGGATACAAGGCTGGCAATCTTAAATCTGCCATGGGTTGCAGCTATGTTAAAGATTACGAATTCGTCACCATATTTGATGCTGATTTTCAGCCTTTCCCGGATTTTCTTAAAAGAACTATACCtcattttaag GATAATGAGGAACTAGGATTGGTTCAGGCAAGGTGGTCCTTTGTGAACAAGGACGAAAATCTTCTAACAAGGTTGCAGCTCATTAATTTAGCATTCCATTTCGAAGTGGAGCAGCAGGTTAATGGAgtttttctcaactttttcggGTTTAATGGGACTGCTGGGGTGTGGAGGATAAAGGCGTTGGAAGAATCCGGCGGTTGGTTGGAGAGAACCACTGTCGAGGATATGGACATTGCAGTTCGAGCCCATCTTCATGGTTGGAAATTCATTTTCCTCAATGATGTTGAG TGCCAGTGTGAGTTGCCCGAATCTTATGAAGCATATCGGAAGCAGCAGCACAGATGGCATTCAGGGCCGATGCAATTGTTCCGTCTCTGTTTGCCAGCCATACTCCGTTCAAAG ATAAGCATTTGGAAGAAAGCCAACATCAtctttctcttcttcttgcTAAGAAAACTCGTACTCCCATTTTACTCTTTCACCCTTTTCTGCATCATTCTTCCCATGACCATGTTCGTCCCGGAGGCTACCCTTCCATCATGGGTTGTATGTTACATTCCAGCAGCAATGTCGTTTCTTAACATTCTTCCGGCACCCAAATCATTCCCCTTTATTGTCCCATACTTGTTGTTCGAGAACACAATGTCGGTGACCAAGTTCAATGCCATGATCTCCGGCCTCTTCCAACTTGGATCTGCATATGAATGGGTGGTGACGAAAAAATCTGGCCGTTCATCTGAGGGGGATCTGGTATCATTGATTGATAGACAGCCGATGCCTCAAAGGGGTAACTCAGAGCCGAATTTAGATGAAATGAGGGTGGAAATGCAGCAGCAAGAAGAGAGGGACAGTAGGAAAAAGAAGCATAATAGGATATATACCAAGGAGTTGGCCTTGGCTTTTCTTTTGTTAACAGCTTCAGTAAGAAGTTTGATGTCTGCTCAAGGGATCCATTTTTACTTCCTGCTATTCCAAGGCGTGTCGTTCTTGCTCGTCGGCCTAGACTTGATAGGCGAGCAGGTATAA
- the LOC140864524 gene encoding amino acid transporter AVT6A-like isoform X2, whose amino-acid sequence MPFADRKHRRIQRSAPLLPKDHGGGEFDGASFSSAVFNLSTTIVGAGIMALPATLKQLGAIPGLISIVLAGMVTDKSIEMILRFSRAAKTGSYSGLAGDAFSGAGRNLLQFCIVLNNVGMLVVYMIIIGDVLSETWSQGVHHTGVMEEWFGLHWWTTRCSILLLTTIFVFAPLISFKRVDSLRYTSALSVALAVVFVVIIAGVAVIKLIGGSIGMPQLLPDLVDQAAFWKLFTSVPVLVTAYICHHNIHPIENELKDPSQMKSIVQTSITLCTSAYVATSFFGFLLFGNQTMDDVLANFDGDLGIPFSSLLNDIVRVSYAIHLMLVFPIVFFSLRLNIDGILFPYAIPIAYDNRRFFSVTLCLMAFIFMGANFVPSIWDAFQFTGATATVSVGFIFPAAIALRDTRGIATKNDRVVSWIMILLAVSSSTVAICSDIYNAVNGR is encoded by the exons ATGCCCTTCGCGGATCGGAAGCACCGCCGGATCCAGAGGTCCGCCCCACTCCTCCCGAAGGACCATGGAGGCGGAGAATTCGACGGTGCTTCTTTCTCCAGCGCGGTGTTTAATCTCTCCACCACCATCGTAGGTGCTGGAATAATGGCCCTCCCGGCGACGCTCAAACAACTCGGCGCGATCCCGGGTTTGATTTCCATCGTATTGGCTGGGATGGTGACCGATAAATCAATAGAAATGATCCTTCGGTTCAGCAGAGCCGCCAAGACCGGTTCGTATTCCGGTCTAGCTGGAGACGCGTTCTCTGGCGCCGGTCGCAATCTTCTTCAGTTCTGTATCGTCCTTAATAATGTTGGCATGCTGGTGGTTTATATGATTATTATAG GCGATGTGCTATCAGAGACATGGTCACAGGGAGTGCACCATACGGGTGTGATGGAAGAATGGTTTGGTCTTCACTGGTGGACCACACGCTGTTCCATATTGCTCCTCACAACCATCTTTGTTTTTGCGCCTTTGATTTCTTTCAAGCGTGTCG ATTCTTTAAGATACACTTCAGCGTTGTCGGTGGCATTGGCAGTTGTGTTTGTGGTGATTATAGCAGGAGTAGCTGTTATCAAATTGATAGGTGGAAGCATTGGAATGCCTCAACTACTGCCTGACCTTGTTGATCAAGCAGCTTTCTGGAAGCTTTTCACCTCCGTTCCTGTACTTGTCACTGCGTATATTTGTCACCATAATA TTCATCCAATAGAGAATGAGCTAAAAGACCCCTCGCAGATGAAGTCAATAGTTCAGACATCAATTACTTTGTGTACTTCAGCTTATGTAGCAACCAGTTTCTTTGGATTTCTCCTCTTCGGGAATCAAACAATGGATGATGTTCTTGCGAATTTTGATGGAGATCTTGGTATCCCGTTTAGCTCGTTGCTTAATGACATTGTGAGAGTAAGCTATGCCATCCACTTGATGCTTGTATTTCCGATCGTCTTCTTTTCTCTTCGTCTCAACATTGATGGTATCCTGTTCCCATATGCCATTCCCATTGCATATGATAACCGTAGATTCTTTTCAGTGACACTATGTCTCATGGCCTTTATCTTCATGGGAGCAAATTTTGTCCCTAGTATATGGGATGCTTTCCAGTTTACTGGTGCGACAGCTACTGTTTCTGTTGGTTTTATATTCCCTGCTGCCATTGCTCTCAG GGATACTCGTGGAATCGCAACTAAAAACGACAGAGTAGTTTCTTGGATCATGATACTTTTGGCTGTATCTTCCAGCACTGTGGCCATCTGCAGTGATATTTACAATGCTGTTAATGGTAG GTAA
- the LOC140864524 gene encoding amino acid transporter AVT6A-like isoform X1, which produces MPFADRKHRRIQRSAPLLPKDHGGGEFDGASFSSAVFNLSTTIVGAGIMALPATLKQLGAIPGLISIVLAGMVTDKSIEMILRFSRAAKTGSYSGLAGDAFSGAGRNLLQFCIVLNNVGMLVVYMIIIGDVLSETWSQGVHHTGVMEEWFGLHWWTTRCSILLLTTIFVFAPLISFKRVDSLRYTSALSVALAVVFVVIIAGVAVIKLIGGSIGMPQLLPDLVDQAAFWKLFTSVPVLVTAYICHHNIHPIENELKDPSQMKSIVQTSITLCTSAYVATSFFGFLLFGNQTMDDVLANFDGDLGIPFSSLLNDIVRVSYAIHLMLVFPIVFFSLRLNIDGILFPYAIPIAYDNRRFFSVTLCLMAFIFMGANFVPSIWDAFQFTGATATVSVGFIFPAAIALRDTRGIATKNDRVVSWIMILLAVSSSTVAICSDIYNAVNGRQWRT; this is translated from the exons ATGCCCTTCGCGGATCGGAAGCACCGCCGGATCCAGAGGTCCGCCCCACTCCTCCCGAAGGACCATGGAGGCGGAGAATTCGACGGTGCTTCTTTCTCCAGCGCGGTGTTTAATCTCTCCACCACCATCGTAGGTGCTGGAATAATGGCCCTCCCGGCGACGCTCAAACAACTCGGCGCGATCCCGGGTTTGATTTCCATCGTATTGGCTGGGATGGTGACCGATAAATCAATAGAAATGATCCTTCGGTTCAGCAGAGCCGCCAAGACCGGTTCGTATTCCGGTCTAGCTGGAGACGCGTTCTCTGGCGCCGGTCGCAATCTTCTTCAGTTCTGTATCGTCCTTAATAATGTTGGCATGCTGGTGGTTTATATGATTATTATAG GCGATGTGCTATCAGAGACATGGTCACAGGGAGTGCACCATACGGGTGTGATGGAAGAATGGTTTGGTCTTCACTGGTGGACCACACGCTGTTCCATATTGCTCCTCACAACCATCTTTGTTTTTGCGCCTTTGATTTCTTTCAAGCGTGTCG ATTCTTTAAGATACACTTCAGCGTTGTCGGTGGCATTGGCAGTTGTGTTTGTGGTGATTATAGCAGGAGTAGCTGTTATCAAATTGATAGGTGGAAGCATTGGAATGCCTCAACTACTGCCTGACCTTGTTGATCAAGCAGCTTTCTGGAAGCTTTTCACCTCCGTTCCTGTACTTGTCACTGCGTATATTTGTCACCATAATA TTCATCCAATAGAGAATGAGCTAAAAGACCCCTCGCAGATGAAGTCAATAGTTCAGACATCAATTACTTTGTGTACTTCAGCTTATGTAGCAACCAGTTTCTTTGGATTTCTCCTCTTCGGGAATCAAACAATGGATGATGTTCTTGCGAATTTTGATGGAGATCTTGGTATCCCGTTTAGCTCGTTGCTTAATGACATTGTGAGAGTAAGCTATGCCATCCACTTGATGCTTGTATTTCCGATCGTCTTCTTTTCTCTTCGTCTCAACATTGATGGTATCCTGTTCCCATATGCCATTCCCATTGCATATGATAACCGTAGATTCTTTTCAGTGACACTATGTCTCATGGCCTTTATCTTCATGGGAGCAAATTTTGTCCCTAGTATATGGGATGCTTTCCAGTTTACTGGTGCGACAGCTACTGTTTCTGTTGGTTTTATATTCCCTGCTGCCATTGCTCTCAG GGATACTCGTGGAATCGCAACTAAAAACGACAGAGTAGTTTCTTGGATCATGATACTTTTGGCTGTATCTTCCAGCACTGTGGCCATCTGCAGTGATATTTACAATGCTGTTAATGGTAGGCAGTGGCGGACCTAG